In Oryza sativa Japonica Group chromosome 3, ASM3414082v1, one DNA window encodes the following:
- the LOC4333042 gene encoding uncharacterized protein has translation MPGDAEDLPPAITKLGRHFRLTEAHIWDGWYAAGADVSHRSWHSDDIDSGGCCQTDKVQNKPTKQTDEGDLFVEDLELSNLMGSLGLPVSFSTSKEKKNAPNKVKKNGRRVSYEAANTLIDDDSRTCTGTKETESIVQLMACVEQTNPCSSSRITVGYSEVCQGDIEKMDKDIVYANEQEESGDLCSSKVLSSSKAEDNYEHETCQFHANMNNPVKADSPVRENETAEVVLKLNKEMLGQNSVDNESRFSSAEICMEGGLSTIKDQLSGETPSTSHDNKDVDHETCLSSAEPSPVDNNPAQKSDSSFYFEYGDWRVLWDPFYSRYYFYNILTQESTWYPPHGLEDFASHSNTCIPEDLDEFGSQNKSTPAQEHDQAGGDKHLDEQGQACYSELSNLSDIPDGERINQCMVTFTDEARHTDNIHHQNDSSMSEISEMNQEIGRTKKKKRVRRSKSYHSCQDLAGNISNDIAKYWAQRYSLFSLFDSGIKMDEEGWFSVTPELIAKHHASRVGAGIVIDCFTGVGGNAIHFANKCRHVIAIDIDPQKIDCAQHNATVYGVHDHIDFVRGDFIHVAPRLKGETVFMSPPWGGPDYAKVDVYDIKTMLKPCDGYSLFKLGTSIASRVVMFLPRNIDQNQLADMCLSVDPPWAVEVEKNFLNGKLKAITAYFEQQDGSDVQDASDTNPQNPEYHA, from the exons ATGCCGGGGGACGCGGAGGACCTGCCGCCGGCGATAACGAAGCTGGGGCGGCACTTCAGGCTCACGGAAGCGCACATCTG GGATGGCTGGTACgccgctggcgccgacgtgAGCCACAGGAGCTGGCACTCCGATGATATCGATTCCGGC GGCTGTTGTCAAACAGATAAAGTCCAAAACAAGCCAACCAAACAGACAGATGAAG GCGATTTGTTTGTTGAAGATTTAGAATTGTCCAACCTGATGGGTTCTTTGGGGCTTCCTGTTTCATTCAGCACAAGTAAAGAG AAAAAGAATGCACCCAATAAGGTAAAGAAGAATGGAAGGAGAGTCTCCTACGAAGCAGCAAATACTCTAATCGACGATGATTCAAGGACATGCACGGGTACTAAAGAAACTGAAAGTATTGTTCAGTTGATGGCTTGTGTGGAGCAAACTAACCCATGCAGTTCATCTAGGATCACTGTGGGTTACAGTGAAGTCTGCCAAGGTGATATCGAGAAGATGGACAAAGACATTGTTTATGCTAATGAACAGGAAGAGTCTGGTGATCTCTGCTCTTCTAAAGTATTATCAAGTAGCAAAGCTGAAGATAACTATGAACATGAGACTTGTCAGTTTCATGCTAACATGAACAACCCAGTAAAAGCAGATTCTCCTGTTCGAGAAAATGAAACTGCAGAAGTTGTCTTGAAATTGAACAAGGAGATGCTGGGGCAAAACTCTGTtgataatgaatctagattcTCCTCTGCTGAGATTTGTATGGAAGGAGGATTATCAACAATAAAAGATCAACTATCTGGGGAAACTCCTTCAACATCCCATGATAATAAGGATGTTGATCATGAAACTTGTCTAAGTTCAGCAGAGCCATCTCCTGTGGATAATAATCCTGCCCAAAAGTCTGACAGCAGCTTTTACTTCGAATATGGTGATTGGAGAGTCCTGTGGGATCCATTCTACAGTCGGTATTACTTCTATAACATCTTGACACAGGAGTCTACATGGTATCCTCCTCACGGATTGGAGGATTTTGCATCACATTCTAACACATGTATACCTGAAGACCTGGACGAATTTGGCTCACAAAATAAAAGCACACCGGCACAAGAACATG ATCAGGCTGGTGGTGACAAGCATTTGGATGAGCAGGGGCAAGCTTGTTACAGTGAATTGAGCAATTTATCAGATATTCCTGATGGAGAGAGAATAAATCAATG TATGGTAACTTTCACCGATGAAGCACGCCACACTGATAATATTCATCATCAGAATGATAGTTCAATGAGTGAAATTTCAGAGATGAATCAGGAGATTGGTCgtaccaaaaagaaaaagagagtaaGGAGATCTAAGTCAT ATCATTCATGTCAAGACTTGGCAGGGAACATCTCCAATGACATTGCCAAGTACTGGGCTCAGCGGTATTCACTTTTCTCCCTTTTTGATAGTGGTATAAAAATGGATGAAGAAGGATGGTTTTCAGTGACACCAGAGCTCATCGCAAAGCATCATGCATCTCGCGTTGGTGCCGGCATTGTGATTGACTGTTTCACAGGAGTTGGCGGAAATGCCATCCATTTTGCCAACAA GTGCAGGCATGTTATCGCTATTGATATTGATCCCCAAAAGATTGATTGCGCGCAGCATAATGCAACTGTCTATGGAGTACATGATCATATAGACTTCGTTAGAGGTGATTTTATTCATGTGGCGCCTCGTCTGAAG GGAGAAACTGTTTTTATGTCGCCTCCTTGGGGTGGACCAGACTATGCCAAAGTAGATGTATATGATATCAAAACCATGCTTAAGCCTTGTGATGG GTATTCTCTCTTTAAACTTGGTACATCAATCGCTTCGAGGGTGGTGATGTTTCTTCCTCGTAACATTGACCAAAATCAATTGGCAGACATGTGCCTGTCAGTTGATCCTCCTTGGGCAGTTGAG GTAGAGAAGAATTTCCTCAATGGGAAGCTGAAAGCCATAACAGCATATTTTGAGCAGCAGGATGGTTCAGATGTGCAGGACGCTAGTGATACAAACCCCCAAAACCCAGAATACCATGCTTAG
- the LOC4333043 gene encoding uncharacterized protein C630.12 isoform X1, which yields MQSVTRLTLLLCAAWAAALLYGEMGAYWAARLSCSWPSSSSSPPSSLSPNNHVKIAVVADPQLMDSTSLGLPPSSIALQAAEFYTDLNMRRSFQSVVLPFKPDMLLFLGDHFDGGPYMSNEEWHESLSRFKHIFSMNEHITNPNIPIYYLSGNHDIGYSAFHKIHPEVISRYEKEFGSRNYQFLAGKVDFVVVDAQTLDGAKESKERSSSWEFIKALSPGNKTNPKVLLTHIPLYRPDNSPCGPHRSSPVINQRVSNAAMDQGITYQNYLSKETSDLLLHLLKPVLVLSGHDHDQCTVVHPTPFGPVTEHTLGTISWQQGNLYPSFMLLSAGPKLPANSTDIEHEVLTNLCFLPKQTHIYIWYIFQFVVTLLLLILWPTNGLRSLPYVNSFVSFMRSVAAELFSRTKEKDDEEDGEYEMVWDAEGSMHLVKKAVARTPSTSSDSRTTGRGNVVARPTARKNQPEPDSSVLVEMSSEMISEDGGKVPRSSKLKIRRVLQRLFRVIQSIVVIAALNVPLYMMLLFKDWIDR from the exons ATGCAGAGCGTGACGCGGCTGACGCTGCTGCTGTGCGCGGCCTGGGCGGCCGCGCTGCTCTACGGCGAGATGGGCGCCTACTGGGCCGCCCGCCTCTCCTGCTCctggccctcctcctcctcatcgccgcCCTCGTCCTTGTCTCCG AATAATCATGTGAAGATTGCTGTTGTTGCCGATCCACAG CTTATGGACAGCACCTCCCTTGGCCTTCCACCGAGCTCAATTGCGCTGCAAGCTGCTGAGTTCTACACGGATTTGAACATGAGAAGGTCCTTTCAGTCTGTTGTACTTCCATTCAAGCCAGACATGCTATTATTTCTTGGTGATCACTTTGATGGGGGCCCATATATGTCCAATGAAGA GTGGCATGAATCGTTGTCTCGCTTTAAGCATATATTCAGCATGAATGAACATATAACAAATCCAAACATCCCAATCTACTACCTTTCAGGAAATCATGATATTGGCTACTCAGCATTTCACAAAATTCATCCTGAG GTGATTTCTCGGTATGAAAAAGAATTTGGATCAAGAAATTACCAATTTTTGGCTGGGAAGGTggattttgttgttgttgatgcCCAAACTCTTGATG GAGCTAAAGAAAGCAAAGAAAGATCCTCCTCTTGGGAGTTCATCAAAGCATTGTCACCTG GTAACAAAACAAACCCAAAGGTTCTACTAACACATATTCCACTCTACCGACCTGACAATTCTCCTTGCGGTCCACATCGTTCTTCACCTGTTATCAATCAG AGGGTATCTAATGCAGCCATGGATCAAGGGATAAC CTACCAGAATTATCTGAGCAAAGAGACTTCTGACCTCTTGCTACACTTGTTGAAGCCT GTTCTTGTTCTCTCAGGCCATGATCATGACCAGTGTACAGTAGTTCATCCCACTCCTTTTGGACCAGTAACGGAG CATACCCTTGGTACAATAAGTTGGCAACAGGGGAATCTCTATCCATCTTTTATGCTTCTATCTGCTGGGCCCAAGCTGCCAGCAAATTCTACTGATATAGAACATGAGGTTCTGACGAATCTTTGTTTTCTGCCTAAACAAACTCATATCTATATATG GTATATCTTCCAGTTTGTGGTGACGCTTCTTCTGCTTATCTTGTGGCCAACAAATGGTCTCAGATCTCTTCCGTACGTGAACTCATTTGTAAGCTTCATGCGGTCAGTGGCTGCTGAATTGTTTTCAAGAACGAAAGAAAAAGATGACGAGGAAGATGGTGAATATGAAATGGTCTGGGATGCAGAGGGATCCATGCACCTGGTTAAAAAGGCCGTGGCAAGAACCCCCAGCACTAGCTCAGACTCAAGAACTACAGGACG GGGAAATGTTGTTGCAAGGCCAACAGCCAGAAAGAATCAACCGGAGCCTGATTCATCGGTTCTTGTTGAGATGAGCTCAGAAATGATATCAGAAGATGGAGGAAAGGTGCCTCGCTCAAGCAAATTGAAAATAAGGAGGGTGCTTCAGAGGCTGTTTCGTGTCATTCAGTCAATTGTTGTCATTGCCGCATTGAATGTCCCTCTATACATGATGCTTCTGTTCAAGGATTGGATCGACCGTTGA
- the LOC4333043 gene encoding uncharacterized protein C630.12 isoform X2, giving the protein MQSVTRLTLLLCAAWAAALLYGEMGAYWAARLSCSWPSSSSSPPSSLSPNNHVKIAVVADPQLMDSTSLGLPPSSIALQAAEFYTDLNMRRWHESLSRFKHIFSMNEHITNPNIPIYYLSGNHDIGYSAFHKIHPEVISRYEKEFGSRNYQFLAGKVDFVVVDAQTLDGAKESKERSSSWEFIKALSPGNKTNPKVLLTHIPLYRPDNSPCGPHRSSPVINQRVSNAAMDQGITYQNYLSKETSDLLLHLLKPVLVLSGHDHDQCTVVHPTPFGPVTEHTLGTISWQQGNLYPSFMLLSAGPKLPANSTDIEHEVLTNLCFLPKQTHIYIWYIFQFVVTLLLLILWPTNGLRSLPYVNSFVSFMRSVAAELFSRTKEKDDEEDGEYEMVWDAEGSMHLVKKAVARTPSTSSDSRTTGRGNVVARPTARKNQPEPDSSVLVEMSSEMISEDGGKVPRSSKLKIRRVLQRLFRVIQSIVVIAALNVPLYMMLLFKDWIDR; this is encoded by the exons ATGCAGAGCGTGACGCGGCTGACGCTGCTGCTGTGCGCGGCCTGGGCGGCCGCGCTGCTCTACGGCGAGATGGGCGCCTACTGGGCCGCCCGCCTCTCCTGCTCctggccctcctcctcctcatcgccgcCCTCGTCCTTGTCTCCG AATAATCATGTGAAGATTGCTGTTGTTGCCGATCCACAG CTTATGGACAGCACCTCCCTTGGCCTTCCACCGAGCTCAATTGCGCTGCAAGCTGCTGAGTTCTACACGGATTTGAACATGAGAAG GTGGCATGAATCGTTGTCTCGCTTTAAGCATATATTCAGCATGAATGAACATATAACAAATCCAAACATCCCAATCTACTACCTTTCAGGAAATCATGATATTGGCTACTCAGCATTTCACAAAATTCATCCTGAG GTGATTTCTCGGTATGAAAAAGAATTTGGATCAAGAAATTACCAATTTTTGGCTGGGAAGGTggattttgttgttgttgatgcCCAAACTCTTGATG GAGCTAAAGAAAGCAAAGAAAGATCCTCCTCTTGGGAGTTCATCAAAGCATTGTCACCTG GTAACAAAACAAACCCAAAGGTTCTACTAACACATATTCCACTCTACCGACCTGACAATTCTCCTTGCGGTCCACATCGTTCTTCACCTGTTATCAATCAG AGGGTATCTAATGCAGCCATGGATCAAGGGATAAC CTACCAGAATTATCTGAGCAAAGAGACTTCTGACCTCTTGCTACACTTGTTGAAGCCT GTTCTTGTTCTCTCAGGCCATGATCATGACCAGTGTACAGTAGTTCATCCCACTCCTTTTGGACCAGTAACGGAG CATACCCTTGGTACAATAAGTTGGCAACAGGGGAATCTCTATCCATCTTTTATGCTTCTATCTGCTGGGCCCAAGCTGCCAGCAAATTCTACTGATATAGAACATGAGGTTCTGACGAATCTTTGTTTTCTGCCTAAACAAACTCATATCTATATATG GTATATCTTCCAGTTTGTGGTGACGCTTCTTCTGCTTATCTTGTGGCCAACAAATGGTCTCAGATCTCTTCCGTACGTGAACTCATTTGTAAGCTTCATGCGGTCAGTGGCTGCTGAATTGTTTTCAAGAACGAAAGAAAAAGATGACGAGGAAGATGGTGAATATGAAATGGTCTGGGATGCAGAGGGATCCATGCACCTGGTTAAAAAGGCCGTGGCAAGAACCCCCAGCACTAGCTCAGACTCAAGAACTACAGGACG GGGAAATGTTGTTGCAAGGCCAACAGCCAGAAAGAATCAACCGGAGCCTGATTCATCGGTTCTTGTTGAGATGAGCTCAGAAATGATATCAGAAGATGGAGGAAAGGTGCCTCGCTCAAGCAAATTGAAAATAAGGAGGGTGCTTCAGAGGCTGTTTCGTGTCATTCAGTCAATTGTTGTCATTGCCGCATTGAATGTCCCTCTATACATGATGCTTCTGTTCAAGGATTGGATCGACCGTTGA
- the LOC4333044 gene encoding vacuolar cation/proton exchanger 2 isoform X2 produces MMGAEKAEGMEELELEEGGGSPSPSPMTAAGKMQALDFEHIGSLAAVAESLSTGSKWRRALTSVRVVILQAKINVLLPFGPLAVMLHYLSANHQGWVFLFSLIGITPLAERLGYATEQLALYTGPTIGGLLNATFGNATEMIISLYALKNGMIRVVQQSLLGSILSNMLLVLGCAFFAGGLVHPSRDQVFNKASAVVNSGLLLMAVLGLMFPAVLHFTHSEVQYGKSEVSLSRFSSCIMLVAYASYLFFQLKSQRSLYSPIGEEEEVTEDEEEEKEITQGEAICWLFVLTIWISILSGYLVDAIQGASESLNMPVAFISVILLPIVGNAAEHASAIMFAMKDKLDITLGVAIGSSTQISMFVIPFCVVIGWIMGQQMDLNFQLFETATLFITVLVVAFMLQEGTSNYFKGLMLILCYLIVAASFFVHVDPDSSNNK; encoded by the exons ATGATGGgggcggagaaggcggaggggatggaggagctggagctggaggaggGCGGGGGCTCGCCGTCTCCGTCGCCGATGACGGCCGCCGGGAAGATGCAGGCGCTGGACTTCGAGCACATCGGGTCGCTCGCCGCGGTGGCGGAGTCGCTCTCGACGGGGAGCAAGTGGCGGAGGGCGCTCACCAGCGTGCGCGTCGTCATCCTCCAGGCCAAGATCAACGTCCTCCTCCCCTTCGGCCCCCTCGCCGTCATGCTCCACTACCTCTCCGCCAACCAC CAAGGATGGGTTTTCCTTTTCAGCTTAATCGGCATCACGCCCTTGGCTGAGAGATTGGGATATGCGACCGA GCAGCTTGCTCTCTACACGGGTCCGACAA TTGGGGGGCTGTTGAATGCTACCTTTGGCAATGCGACTGAGATGATTATCTCGTTGTACGCATTGAAAAACGGGATGATCCGTGTCGTCCAGCAATCGCTACTAGGCTCTATACTGTCAAACATGCTGTTGGTTCTCGGTTGTGCTTTCTTCGCTGGGGGTCTTGTCCATCCCAGCAGGGACCAGGTCTTCAACAAG GCGTCAGCCGTTGTAAACTCAGGATTGCTTTTGATGGCTGTCTTGGGTCTAATGTTTCCAGCAGTACTTCACTTTACACATTCTGAAGTGCAGTATGGAAAATCCGAAGTTTCCCTTTCAAGGTTTAGTAGCTGCATCATGCTTGTGGCATATGCAAGCTATCTGTTTTTTCAACTAAAGAGCCAGCGAAGTCTGTACAGTCCAATTGGTGAA GAAGAAGAAGTAActgaggatgaggaggaagaaaaggagaTAACACAGGGTGAAGCTATCTGTTGGCTTTTTGTGTTGACTATTTGGATTTCGATTCTCTCTGGGTACCTGGTAGACGCCATACAG GGGGCCTCTGAATCATTAAACATGCCAGTGGCCTTTATTAGTGTTATTCTGCTTCCAATCGTGGGAAATGCTGCTGAGCACGCAAGTGCCATTATGTTTGCCATGAAAGACAAACTT GATATTACACTTGGAGTTGCCATAGGATCGTCAACACAGATCTCCATGTTTGTG ATCCCATTCTGTGTGGTAATTGGCTGGATAATGGGCCAACAAATGGACTTGAATTTTCAACTGTTCGAGACAGCAACTCTTTTTATAACAGTACTGGTGGTGGCATTTATGTTGCAG GAAGGAACATCGAACTATTTTAAAGGCCTTATGCTTATCTTATGCTATCTCATAGTTGCTGCGAGCTTCTTCGTACATGTTGATCCCGATTCAA GTAACAACAAGTGA
- the LOC4333044 gene encoding vacuolar cation/proton exchanger 2 isoform X1 — protein sequence MMGAEKAEGMEELELEEGGGSPSPSPMTAAGKMQALDFEHIGSLAAVAESLSTGSKWRRALTSVRVVILQAKINVLLPFGPLAVMLHYLSANHQGWVFLFSLIGITPLAERLGYATEQLALYTGPTIGGLLNATFGNATEMIISLYALKNGMIRVVQQSLLGSILSNMLLVLGCAFFAGGLVHPSRDQVFNKASAVVNSGLLLMAVLGLMFPAVLHFTHSEVQYGKSEVSLSRFSSCIMLVAYASYLFFQLKSQRSLYSPIGEEEEVTEDEEEEKEITQGEAICWLFVLTIWISILSGYLVDAIQGASESLNMPVAFISVILLPIVGNAAEHASAIMFAMKDKLDITLGVAIGSSTQISMFVIPFCVVIGWIMGQQMDLNFQLFETATLFITVLVVAFMLQEGTSNYFKGLMLILCYLIVAASFFVHVDPDSTGNNK from the exons ATGATGGgggcggagaaggcggaggggatggaggagctggagctggaggaggGCGGGGGCTCGCCGTCTCCGTCGCCGATGACGGCCGCCGGGAAGATGCAGGCGCTGGACTTCGAGCACATCGGGTCGCTCGCCGCGGTGGCGGAGTCGCTCTCGACGGGGAGCAAGTGGCGGAGGGCGCTCACCAGCGTGCGCGTCGTCATCCTCCAGGCCAAGATCAACGTCCTCCTCCCCTTCGGCCCCCTCGCCGTCATGCTCCACTACCTCTCCGCCAACCAC CAAGGATGGGTTTTCCTTTTCAGCTTAATCGGCATCACGCCCTTGGCTGAGAGATTGGGATATGCGACCGA GCAGCTTGCTCTCTACACGGGTCCGACAA TTGGGGGGCTGTTGAATGCTACCTTTGGCAATGCGACTGAGATGATTATCTCGTTGTACGCATTGAAAAACGGGATGATCCGTGTCGTCCAGCAATCGCTACTAGGCTCTATACTGTCAAACATGCTGTTGGTTCTCGGTTGTGCTTTCTTCGCTGGGGGTCTTGTCCATCCCAGCAGGGACCAGGTCTTCAACAAG GCGTCAGCCGTTGTAAACTCAGGATTGCTTTTGATGGCTGTCTTGGGTCTAATGTTTCCAGCAGTACTTCACTTTACACATTCTGAAGTGCAGTATGGAAAATCCGAAGTTTCCCTTTCAAGGTTTAGTAGCTGCATCATGCTTGTGGCATATGCAAGCTATCTGTTTTTTCAACTAAAGAGCCAGCGAAGTCTGTACAGTCCAATTGGTGAA GAAGAAGAAGTAActgaggatgaggaggaagaaaaggagaTAACACAGGGTGAAGCTATCTGTTGGCTTTTTGTGTTGACTATTTGGATTTCGATTCTCTCTGGGTACCTGGTAGACGCCATACAG GGGGCCTCTGAATCATTAAACATGCCAGTGGCCTTTATTAGTGTTATTCTGCTTCCAATCGTGGGAAATGCTGCTGAGCACGCAAGTGCCATTATGTTTGCCATGAAAGACAAACTT GATATTACACTTGGAGTTGCCATAGGATCGTCAACACAGATCTCCATGTTTGTG ATCCCATTCTGTGTGGTAATTGGCTGGATAATGGGCCAACAAATGGACTTGAATTTTCAACTGTTCGAGACAGCAACTCTTTTTATAACAGTACTGGTGGTGGCATTTATGTTGCAG GAAGGAACATCGAACTATTTTAAAGGCCTTATGCTTATCTTATGCTATCTCATAGTTGCTGCGAGCTTCTTCGTACATGTTGATCCCGATTCAA CAGGTAACAACAAGTGA
- the LOC4333044 gene encoding vacuolar cation/proton exchanger 2 isoform 1 (isoform 1 is encoded by transcript variant 1) produces MMGAEKAEGMEELELEEGGGSPSPSPMTAAGKMQALDFEHIGSLAAVAESLSTGSKWRRALTSVRVVILQAKINVLLPFGPLAVMLHYLSANHQGWVFLFSLIGITPLAERLGYATEQLALYTGPTIGGLLNATFGNATEMIISLYALKNGMIRVVQQSLLGSILSNMLLVLGCAFFAGGLVHPSRDQVFNKASAVVNSGLLLMAVLGLMFPAVLHFTHSEVQYGKSEVSLSRFSSCIMLVAYASYLFFQLKSQRSLYSPIGEQEEEVTEDEEEEKEITQGEAICWLFVLTIWISILSGYLVDAIQGASESLNMPVAFISVILLPIVGNAAEHASAIMFAMKDKLDITLGVAIGSSTQISMFVIPFCVVIGWIMGQQMDLNFQLFETATLFITVLVVAFMLQEGTSNYFKGLMLILCYLIVAASFFVHVDPDSSNNK; encoded by the exons ATGATGGgggcggagaaggcggaggggatggaggagctggagctggaggaggGCGGGGGCTCGCCGTCTCCGTCGCCGATGACGGCCGCCGGGAAGATGCAGGCGCTGGACTTCGAGCACATCGGGTCGCTCGCCGCGGTGGCGGAGTCGCTCTCGACGGGGAGCAAGTGGCGGAGGGCGCTCACCAGCGTGCGCGTCGTCATCCTCCAGGCCAAGATCAACGTCCTCCTCCCCTTCGGCCCCCTCGCCGTCATGCTCCACTACCTCTCCGCCAACCAC CAAGGATGGGTTTTCCTTTTCAGCTTAATCGGCATCACGCCCTTGGCTGAGAGATTGGGATATGCGACCGA GCAGCTTGCTCTCTACACGGGTCCGACAA TTGGGGGGCTGTTGAATGCTACCTTTGGCAATGCGACTGAGATGATTATCTCGTTGTACGCATTGAAAAACGGGATGATCCGTGTCGTCCAGCAATCGCTACTAGGCTCTATACTGTCAAACATGCTGTTGGTTCTCGGTTGTGCTTTCTTCGCTGGGGGTCTTGTCCATCCCAGCAGGGACCAGGTCTTCAACAAG GCGTCAGCCGTTGTAAACTCAGGATTGCTTTTGATGGCTGTCTTGGGTCTAATGTTTCCAGCAGTACTTCACTTTACACATTCTGAAGTGCAGTATGGAAAATCCGAAGTTTCCCTTTCAAGGTTTAGTAGCTGCATCATGCTTGTGGCATATGCAAGCTATCTGTTTTTTCAACTAAAGAGCCAGCGAAGTCTGTACAGTCCAATTGGTGAA CAGGAAGAAGAAGTAActgaggatgaggaggaagaaaaggagaTAACACAGGGTGAAGCTATCTGTTGGCTTTTTGTGTTGACTATTTGGATTTCGATTCTCTCTGGGTACCTGGTAGACGCCATACAG GGGGCCTCTGAATCATTAAACATGCCAGTGGCCTTTATTAGTGTTATTCTGCTTCCAATCGTGGGAAATGCTGCTGAGCACGCAAGTGCCATTATGTTTGCCATGAAAGACAAACTT GATATTACACTTGGAGTTGCCATAGGATCGTCAACACAGATCTCCATGTTTGTG ATCCCATTCTGTGTGGTAATTGGCTGGATAATGGGCCAACAAATGGACTTGAATTTTCAACTGTTCGAGACAGCAACTCTTTTTATAACAGTACTGGTGGTGGCATTTATGTTGCAG GAAGGAACATCGAACTATTTTAAAGGCCTTATGCTTATCTTATGCTATCTCATAGTTGCTGCGAGCTTCTTCGTACATGTTGATCCCGATTCAA GTAACAACAAGTGA
- the LOC4333044 gene encoding vacuolar cation/proton exchanger 2 isoform 2 (isoform 2 is encoded by transcript variant 2), whose product MMGAEKAEGMEELELEEGGGSPSPSPMTAAGKMQALDFEHIGSLAAVAESLSTGSKWRRALTSVRVVILQAKINVLLPFGPLAVMLHYLSANHQGWVFLFSLIGITPLAERLGYATEQLALYTGPTIGGLLNATFGNATEMIISLYALKNGMIRVVQQSLLGSILSNMLLVLGCAFFAGGLVHPSRDQVFNKASAVVNSGLLLMAVLGLMFPAVLHFTHSEVQYGKSEVSLSRFSSCIMLVAYASYLFFQLKSQRSLYSPIGEQEEEVTEDEEEEKEITQGEAICWLFVLTIWISILSGYLVDAIQGASESLNMPVAFISVILLPIVGNAAEHASAIMFAMKDKLDITLGVAIGSSTQISMFVIPFCVVIGWIMGQQMDLNFQLFETATLFITVLVVAFMLQEGTSNYFKGLMLILCYLIVAASFFVHVDPDSTGNNK is encoded by the exons ATGATGGgggcggagaaggcggaggggatggaggagctggagctggaggaggGCGGGGGCTCGCCGTCTCCGTCGCCGATGACGGCCGCCGGGAAGATGCAGGCGCTGGACTTCGAGCACATCGGGTCGCTCGCCGCGGTGGCGGAGTCGCTCTCGACGGGGAGCAAGTGGCGGAGGGCGCTCACCAGCGTGCGCGTCGTCATCCTCCAGGCCAAGATCAACGTCCTCCTCCCCTTCGGCCCCCTCGCCGTCATGCTCCACTACCTCTCCGCCAACCAC CAAGGATGGGTTTTCCTTTTCAGCTTAATCGGCATCACGCCCTTGGCTGAGAGATTGGGATATGCGACCGA GCAGCTTGCTCTCTACACGGGTCCGACAA TTGGGGGGCTGTTGAATGCTACCTTTGGCAATGCGACTGAGATGATTATCTCGTTGTACGCATTGAAAAACGGGATGATCCGTGTCGTCCAGCAATCGCTACTAGGCTCTATACTGTCAAACATGCTGTTGGTTCTCGGTTGTGCTTTCTTCGCTGGGGGTCTTGTCCATCCCAGCAGGGACCAGGTCTTCAACAAG GCGTCAGCCGTTGTAAACTCAGGATTGCTTTTGATGGCTGTCTTGGGTCTAATGTTTCCAGCAGTACTTCACTTTACACATTCTGAAGTGCAGTATGGAAAATCCGAAGTTTCCCTTTCAAGGTTTAGTAGCTGCATCATGCTTGTGGCATATGCAAGCTATCTGTTTTTTCAACTAAAGAGCCAGCGAAGTCTGTACAGTCCAATTGGTGAA CAGGAAGAAGAAGTAActgaggatgaggaggaagaaaaggagaTAACACAGGGTGAAGCTATCTGTTGGCTTTTTGTGTTGACTATTTGGATTTCGATTCTCTCTGGGTACCTGGTAGACGCCATACAG GGGGCCTCTGAATCATTAAACATGCCAGTGGCCTTTATTAGTGTTATTCTGCTTCCAATCGTGGGAAATGCTGCTGAGCACGCAAGTGCCATTATGTTTGCCATGAAAGACAAACTT GATATTACACTTGGAGTTGCCATAGGATCGTCAACACAGATCTCCATGTTTGTG ATCCCATTCTGTGTGGTAATTGGCTGGATAATGGGCCAACAAATGGACTTGAATTTTCAACTGTTCGAGACAGCAACTCTTTTTATAACAGTACTGGTGGTGGCATTTATGTTGCAG GAAGGAACATCGAACTATTTTAAAGGCCTTATGCTTATCTTATGCTATCTCATAGTTGCTGCGAGCTTCTTCGTACATGTTGATCCCGATTCAA CAGGTAACAACAAGTGA